In Streptomyces sp. HUAS ZL42, the DNA window CTTCTTCTTCGACTCCTCCGGGACGTACCAGAGGGTGCCGACGTTGTCGAACAGTGTGGAGACGAGGAGGTCCGGGGTGAGGGCCGCGTACTTCTCGACGTTGAACTCGCCCCAGACGTTGCCGAGGATCGTCACCTTGCTGATGTCCATGTCGCCGGCCTGGACGTCGGCCTTGCCGTCCGTGGTCCTGGTCGGGCCGAAGACGCCCTTGGCCTGGATGCCGTAGTCGTACAGCGCGGCGGCGACACCCACGAACGCGACGATGTTCGACGGGATCTTGTCGGCCTTGGCGGTCTGGCCGCGGTCGTCCTTGAAGGACCAGGGACCGGACTTGGCGGCAGCGCTCGCGGTCGAGCCCGAGCCACCGCTTTTCGCGTCGTCGTCGCCGCAGGCTGCGAGCACGGCACCGAGGCCGAGGGCGCCGCCCGCGGCGAGGATGCCGCGGCGGGTGAGGTGGGTGGCGCTGGCGTTGGACATGGGCATGCTGCCTTCGAACAGGGCGGATCAGCCGCGGACGATTCGAAGGTAGGTTAGCCTAACCTCACCTGATGTCCAGAGGGCGGGGCATCCCGGCCTCGAACCCGTGCGGATGCCGTGCTCTGCGAAGGTCCTCAGCCCACCAGCCCCAGCTCCCGGGCGATCAGCATCCGCTGGACCTCGCTCGTGCCCTCGCCGATCTCCAGGATCTTGGAGTCGCGCCACATACGGGCGACCGGGTACTCGTTCATGAAGCCGTAGCCGCCGTGGATCTGCGTGGCGTCGCGGGCGTTGTCGACCGCGATCGTCGACGAGTACAGCTTCGCCAGGGCCGCCTCCTTCTTGAAGGACTCGCCGGACACCAGGCGGGCGGCCGCGTCGCGCCAGGCGAGGCGGGCCGTGTGGGCCTTCATCTCCATGTCGGCGATCTTGAACTGGATCGCCTGGTTGGCGCCGATGGGGCGGCCGAAGGCGTGGCGTTCCTTCGCGTACTTCACGGACTCGTCCAGACAGCCCTGGGCCAGCCCCGTGGCCAGCGCGGCGATCGCGATACGGCCCTCGTCCAGGATGCGCAGGAACTGCGCGTAGCCGCGGCCCTCCTCGCCCAGCAGGTTGGCCGCCGGAACCCGCACGTCGTCGAAGGACAGCTCGCGGGTGTCCGAGGCGTTCCAGCCGACCTTGGAATAAGGGGCGGCCACCGTGAAGCCCGGGGTGCCGGACGGGACGATGATCGCCGAGATGCGGGGGCCGCCGTCGGGCTTGCGGCCCGTGACCGCGGTGACCGTCACCAGCCCTGTGATGTCCGTGCCCGAGTTGGTGATGAAGCACTTCGTGCCGTTGATCACCCACTCGTTCGTCTCCGGGTCCAGCCGGGCCGTCGTCCGGGTGGCTCCGGCGTCGCTGCCGCCGTCCGGCTCCGTCAGGCCGAAGGCACCCAGGATCTCGCCCGTGCACAGCCGCGGAAGCCACTCGCGCTTCTGCTCCTCGGTGCCGAAGAGATGGATCGGCATGGCGCCCAGCGACACCCCCGCCTCCAGCGTGATCGCCACCGAGGAGTCGACCCGGGCCAGTTCCTCCAGGGCCACGCCCAGGGCCAGGTAGTCGCCGCCCATGCCGCCGTACTCCTCCGGGAACGGCAGCCCGAACAGGCCCATCCGGCCCATCTCGCGGACGATCTCGTACGGGAACTCGTGGTGCTCGTAGTACTCGCCGATCTTCGGCGCCACGACCTCGTGCGCGAACTCCTCGACCGTACGGCGGAGTTCTTCCAGTTCGGGGGAGAGTCGGTAGTCCATGGTGGTCAGTGCTCCTCGTTGGCCTCGTAGGCCTCGCTGTCCTGGTGGGACAGGGCTCGGACGGTGCGGGACGGGCTGGGTCGGCCCAGTTGTTCGGCCATCCACACGCTCGTGGCGACGAGGCGGCCGAGGTCGACTCCGGTGTCGATGCCGAGACCCTGAAGCATCCACACGAGGTCTTCGGTGGCGAGGTTGCCGGTGGCGGACCTGGCGTACGGGCAGCCGCCGAGGCCGCCCGCGGAGGCGTCGACCGTGGTGACGCCGTGCTGGAGCGCGGCCAGGGTGTTGGCGAGGGCCTGGCCGTACGTGTCGTGGAAGTGCACGCCCAGGGCGGCGGTGGGGATCCGCCGGCCGTTGAGCGCCGTCAGGAGATCGAGGACGTGCCCCGGGGTCGCCACCCCGATGGTGTCGCCCAGGCTCAGTTCGTCGCAGCCCATGTCGAGAAGGGCCTTGCAGACCCGGACGACCTGGGGGATCGGCACCGGCCCCTCCCAAGGGTCGCCGAAGCACATGGAAAGGTAGCCGCGGACGTGCACCTGCTCCGCCCTCGCCCTGGCCACCACCGGCTCGAACATCGCCAGCGCCTCGTCCACCGTGCGGTTGAGGTTGGCCTTCGCGAAGGACTCGGTGGCGCTGGCGAAGACGGCGACGCGCCGCGCCCCGAGCGACAGGGCACGGTCCAGGCCCCGCTCGTTGGGCACGAGGACGGGCAGGGCCACCGGGAGGTCGCTCACGAGCGGGAACAGCTGCTCGGCGTCCGCGAGTTGGGGCACCCACTTCGGGTGGACGAAGCTGGTCGCCTCGATCGTCGTCAGGCCCGCGTCGGCGAGGCGTCGGACGAACTGCGCCTTGATTTCGGTCGGTACGGCCGACTTCTCGTTCTGCAGGCCGTCACGCGCGCCGACCTCGTGGATCCGCACGCGCGCGGGCAGATCCCGGGCCGGTACGACCATGGGGAGCGTCATTTCTCCTCCTCTCCCGGGGCGATCTCCGCCGGGGTGATGACCGCCAGCACCTGGTCCATGGCGACCGTCGTGCCCGGTGCCACGTCCAGTTCGGTGACCGTGCCGGCGTGCGGGGCGGAGATGACGTGCTCCATCTTCATCGCCTCCACGACCAGCAGGCTCTGACCGGCGGCCACCTCGTCGCCGACGGCGACCTTCACGACGGTGACCGTGCCGGGCATGGGGGCGGTGAGCGAGTCGGCACCGGAGTGCGCGGCCCGGCCGAGCGACGCGGCGACCGGGTCGTGGTCGCGCACGTGCCAGGCGTCGCCGTCGCGGCCCAGCCAGGTGCCCTCCGGCAGGGCGGCGAAGGTGTGGGCGGCGCCGTCGAGGTGGAAGGTGAACCGTGCCTCCGCTCCCGGGCCCGGGGGCCGGCCCCCGTACCCCCGCAGGGGCGTCTCCGCGCCGTCGGGCAGCACCTCGACCGCGCCGTCCGGCGTGCTGCGCACGCGGACGGTGATCGGGTCATGCCCTGCCACCCGCAGATGGTGTTCCGTCCAGGCCCGTTCGCCGCCCAGGCGCCAGCCGTCCGGAACGGAGAACGGGTCGACCCAACCGGAGCCCTGCGCCGGGCCGGCGGCGGCCCGGCGCAGCAGCGCCGCCGCGGCGTAGACCTCGTGCGGCACCTCGCCCGGGACCAGGGAGTCGACCTCCCGTTCCACCAGGCCCGTGTCCAACTCGCCCGCCACGACCGCGGGATGCGCCAGCAGCCGCCGCAGGAACCCGGCGTTCGTCTGCACGCCCAGCGTGACCGTCTCCGCGAGGGCCGCCCGGAGCTTGCGCAGCGCGGTCGCCCGGTCCGGGCCGTACGCGATCACCTTGGACAGCATCGGGTCGTACAGGCTGCCGACCTCCGTGCCCTCGCTGAGCCCGGAGTCGGTGCGGATGCCGTGGCCCTGGGGTTCGCGCAGCCGGAGCACCGTGCCGCCCGACGGGAGGAAGCCGCGCGAAGGGTCCTCGGCGCAGACGCGGGCCTCGACGGCATGGCCGGTGAAAGTGATGTCCTCCTGCTTGTACGGCAGTTGCTCGCCCGCCGCCACCCGCAGCTGCCACTCCACCAGATCCAGGCCGGTGATGAGTTCGGTGACCGGGTGCTCCACCTGGAGACGGGTGTTCATCTCCATGAAGTAGTACGAGGAGGGGTCGCCGCCGGGGACGATGAACTCCACCGTGCCCGCGCCCCGGTAACCGCAGGAGCGGGCCGCCTGCACGGCCGCCTCGCCCATAGCGGCCCGGGTCCCCTCGTCGAGGAGCACGCTCGGCGCCTCCTCGATGATCTTCTGGTGCCGGCGCTGCAGGGAGCATTCGCGCTCGCCCAGGTGAACGACGTTTCCGAGGCCGTCCGCCAGGACCTGGATCTCGATGTGGCGGGGCCGGTCGATCCACCGCTCGACGAGGAGCGTGTCGTCGCCGAAGGAGGCGCGGGCCTCACGACGGGCGGCCGCGATCTCGTCGGACAGCCTCTGAGGGTCCCTGACCAGCCGCATGCCCTTGCCGCCACCACCCGCGGACGGCTTGAACAGCACGGGCATGCCGATCTCGCGGGCTGCGTCGGCGAGTTGGCCGTCCGTCAGTCCACTGCCGCTCGACCCGGGCACCACCGGCACCCCGGCCGCCCGCACGGTCTCCTTGGCCCGGATCTTGTCGCCCATGAGGGAGATCGCGTCCGCCGGCGGCCCGACGAAGACCAGCCCGGCGTCGGCGCACGCGCGCGCGAAGCCGGCGTTCTCCGCGAGGAAGCCGTACCCGGGGTGGACGGCCTGCGCGCCGGTCCGCGCGGCCGCGTCGAGGAGCCGCTCGGCCGACAGATAGCTTTGCGCCGCCGGGGCCGGACCGATCCGTACGGCCGTGTCGGCCTCGCGGACGTGCCGGGCGTCGGCGTCGGCGTCGGAGAAGACGGCGACCGAGCGCACGCCCATCGACCGCAACGTACGGATGACGCGCACCGCGATCTCGCCCCGGTTGGCCACGAGCACTGTGTCGAACATGGGTCCCCTCCTCACATCCGGAAGACGCCGAAGGCGGGTTCGCCCAGCGGGGCGTTCGCGCACGCGGTCAGAGCCAGGCCCAGCACCTGCCGGGTCTCGAGCGGGTCGATCACCCCGTCGTCCCAGAGGCGGGCCGTCGCGTAGTAAGCGTTCCCCTGACGCTCGTACTGCGCACGGACAGGCGCCTTGAAGGCTTCCTCCTCCTCCGCGGGCCAGGACTCCCCGCGCGCCTCCAGCTGGTCGCGCTTGACGGTCGCGAGGACGGAGGCGGCCTGCTCGCCGCCCATCACGGAGATCTTGGCGTTGGGCCACATCCACAGGAAGCGGGGGGAGTAGGCCCGGCCGCACATGGAGTAGTTGCCGGCGCCGTACGACCCGCCGACGACGACCGTCAGCTTGGGCACGCGCGTGCAGGCCACGGCCGTGACCATCTTGGCGCCGTGCTTGGCGATGCCGCCCGCCTCGTAGTCCCTGCCGACCATGAAGCCGGAGATGTTCTGGAGGAACACCAGCGGGATTCCGCGCTGGTCGCACAGCTCGATGAAGTGGGCGCCCTTCTGGGCGGACTCGGAGAACAGGATGCCGTTGTTGGCGACGATCCCGACCGGGTGACCGTGGATCCGGGCGAAGCCGGTGACCAGGGTCTGCCCGAACTCGGCCTTGAACTCCGAGAAGCGGGAGCCGTCGGCCACGCGCGCGACGATCTCGCGTACGTCGTAGGGGGTGCGGGAGTCGACGGGCACCGCGCCGTACAGCCCGTACGGGTCCGCCTTGGGTTCGACGGAGGGCTCCACCGCCCAGGGCAGCGCCTGGCGTGCGGGCAGCGTGGCGACGATGTTCCGGACGATGCGCAGGGCGTGGGCGTCGTCCTCCGCGAGGTGGTCGGTGACGCCCGACACGCGCGCGTGGACGTCGCCGCCGCCGAGCTCCTCGGCCGTGACGACCTCCCCGGTGGCGGCCTTCACCAGCGGGGGGCCGCCGAGGAAGATGGTGCCCTGGTTGCGGACGATGACGGCCTCGTCGCTCATGGCGGGGACGTACGCCCCGCCTGCGGTGCAGGATCCGAGGACGGCCGCGACCTGGGGGATCCCGGCGCCGGACATGCGGGCCTGGTTGTAGAAGATGCGGCCGAAGTGCTCGCGGTCGGGGAAGACCTCGTCCTGCATGGGCAGGAAGGCGCCCCCGGAGTCCACGAGGTAGACGCAGGGAAGCCGGTTCTCGAGGGCCACCTCCTGCGCGCGCAGGTGCTTCTTCACCGTCATCGGGTAGTACGTCCCGCCCTTGACGGTGGCGTCATTGGCGACGATCACGCACTCGCGTCCGCTGACCCGGCCGATCCCGGCGATGACTCCGGCGGCGGGGGCCTGTCCGTCGTACATCCCGTCGGCGGCGAGGGGGGCCAGCTCTAGGAAGGGCGAGCCCGGGTCGAGGAGGGTGTCCACGCGGTCGCGCGGCAGCAGTTTCCCGCGCGCGGTGTGGCGCGCGCGGGCCTTCTCGCCGCCGCCGAGCCGGGCCGCGGCGAGCTTGCCGCGCAGCTCCTCGACGAGGGCGCGGTGCGCCTCCTCGTTGGCCCGAAAGGCCTCCGACGCGGGGTCCGCCGCGCTCGTCAGCTCCGGTGCCTGTTGCATCCTGCGATCCCCTCACCTTGTTAATGAGCGTTAACGCATTTCCTTCAGGTTAACGACCGCTAACCTCCCTGTCTAGAATTGCCTTCATGGCCACCAGAACCGACGCCCCCACCCGTCGCGAGCAGATCCTCAAGGAGGCCGCGCGGCTGTTCGCCGAACGCGGCTTCCACGGCGTCGGTGTGGACGAGATAGGGGCCGCGGTCGGCATCAGCGGGCCGGGTCTGTACCGCCACTTCGCGGGCAAGGACGCGATGCTCGCGGAGCTGCTGGTGGGGATCAGCGGTCAGCTGCTGACCGGTGCCAAGCGGCGACTGCAGGAGGCCGACGGGGTGCCGGCCGAGGCGGTCCTCGACTCGCTCATCGAGGGGCACATCGACTTCGCGCTCGACGACCGCCCCCTCATCACCCTGCACGACCGCGAGCTGGACCGCCTCCGGGACAGCGACCGCAAGCTCGTGCGCCAGCTGCAGCGGCAGTACGTCGAGCTGTGGGTGGAGGTGGTGCGGGAGGTGTACCCGGGCCTGGCGGAGCCGACGGCGCGGTCTGCGGTGCACTCGGTGTTCGGGCTGCTGAACTCCACGCCACACCTTGGCCGCCCCGGGTCACTGCCGGGGCGCGGGGCGACCGCGGAGCTGCTGCACCGGATGGCGCGGGGGGCGTTCGCGGCGGCGCAGGCGGACTGAGCGACCCGACCTTGATCAAACGTACGTGACGAGCGTTACGGATCGTCTGGTCTGGACGCGTGTTGATACTCGCCGGTACGGTAAGTCTGAGCAAGCGCTTAGACATACTGACGTACGTGGAGGTGGCGGCGTGCGCCGTACGGTGTTCAACGAGGATCACGAGGCGTTTCGGGAGACCCTCCGGGCCTTCATCGAGGCCGAGGTCGTTCCCGTCTACGACGAGTGGTTCGCCGCGGGCCAGGCGCCGCGCGAGTTCTACTACAAACTCGCCGAGCTGGGCGTCTTCGGCATACGCGTCGACGAGGAGTACGGCGGCGCCGGCATCGACTCGTACAAGTTCGAGGCCGTGCTCTACGAGGAGACCGCCCGCGCGGGCGTGACCTTCGGCGGCTCCGGCGTGCACGTGCTGCTCGGTCTGCCGTACATCAAGATGCTCGCCAGCGACGAGCAGAAGAAGCGGTTCCTGCCGAAGTTCGTCTCCGGTGAGGAGATGTGGGCGATCGCGATGACCGAGCCGGGCACCGGCTCCGACCTCGCGGGCATGAAGACCACCGCCAAGCTCTCCGAGGACGGCACGCACTACGTCCTCAACGGCGCCAAGACCTTCATCACCGGCGGCGTCCACGCCGACCGCATGATCGTCTGCGCGCGCACCGCCGCGCCCACCGCCGAGGACCGCCGCCACGGCATCTCCCTCTTCGTCGTGGACACCAAGGCCGAGGGCTACTCCGTCGGCCGCAAGCTGGACAAGCTCGGCCTGAAGACCTCCGACACCGCCGAGCTGGCGTTCGTCGACGTCAAGGTGCCCGTCGAGGACCTGCTCGGCGAGGAGAACAAGGGCTTCTACTACCTCGGCCACAACCTCGCCTCCGAGCGCTGGGGCATCGCCTACGGGGCGTACGCGCAGGCCAAGGCGGCCATCCGGTTCACCAAGCAGTACGTCCAGGACCGTGTCGTCTTCGGCCAGCCGGTCGCCGCCTTCCAGAACACCAAGTTCGAGCTGGCCGCCTGCCAGGCCGAGGTGGACGCGGCCGAGGCCGTCGCCGACCGCGCCACGGAGGCCCTCGACGCCGGGGAGCTGACCCCGGCCGAGGCCGCGAGCGCCAAGCTGTTCTGCACCGAGGTCGCCCACCGCGTCATCGACCGCTGCCTCCAGCTGCACGGCGGCTACGGCTTCATGAACGAGTACCCGATCGCCCGCCTGTACGCGGACAACCGCGTCAACCGCATCTACGGCGGCACCAGCGAGATCATGAAGTCGATCATCGCGAAGGACATGGGTCTGTAAGCCCACCGCAATCACTGCCCGATACAACTGGACGTCATGAGCCAGGCACTTCAGGGTCTCCTCGATCTGCTCGACCTCGAGCAGATCGAGGAGAACATCTTCCGCGGTCAGTCCCGGTCCGCCGTCGTCCCCCGCGTCTTCGGCGGACAGGTGGCGGCACAGGCGCTGGTCGCCGCGGGGCGTACGGTCCCCGCGGACCGGCACGCCCACTCCCTGCACGCGTACTTCCTTCGCATGGGTGACCCGGGCGCGCCCATCGTCTACAACGTCGAACGCATCCGCGACGGCCGCTCCTTCACCACCCGCAGGGCGGTCGCGGTCCAGCACGGCCGGCCGATCTTCACGCTGTCGGCGTCCTTCCAGACGTACGAGGAAGGCCTCGACCACCAGGCCCCCATGCCGCCCGCCCCCGACCCGGAGACCGTCCCCACCAGCCAGGAACGCCTGCGCGGTTACGACCATCTCGACCCCGTGATCGTCGAGAGGTTCCTGGAGGCCCGCCAGGCGGTCGACCTGCGCTACGTCGACGAGCCGCCGTACGGGAAGTTCGGCGAGCCCCGCGAGCCGCACTCCCAGGTGTGGTTCCGCACCAACGGCAAGCTCGCCGACGACCCCTTGCTGCACGTCGTCCTCGCCACGTACGTCTCCGACATGACCCTCCTCGACTCGGTCCTCCTCGCGCACGGCCGCGGCGGCTGGGCGGTCGGTGACGTGGTCGGGGCCTCGCTGGACCACGCCATGTGGTTCCACCGCCCGTTCCGCGCCGACGAATGGCTCCTGTACGACCAGGAGTCCCCGTCGGCGTACGGCGGCCGCGGCCTCGGCCAGGCCCGCATCTACACCCAGGACGGCCGCCTGGCCATCTCGGTGATCCAGGAGGGCGTGGTCCGGGTCCCCCAGGAGCGGCCCGAAACCGGTTGAGGCGCCCGGCGGCCGCAGGCTGGGATGGGACCATGACCGAGACATGGAACTGGCGCGGCGGGCGGATCCGGCCCGCTTTCCTGGAAGCCGCCGACACCGTCGCCGACCTGCTGGCACAGCCCGCAGTGGCCGCCGCCTGGGACAAGCCGAGTGTGCTCGAGGACTTCGGCGTGAGCGGCCTCGCCGGGCACGTCTTCTGGCAGGAGCTGGCCCTGCCCGGGCTGCTCGCGCGGCCGGTGCCGGCCGAGCCCGTGGTGTCCCTGCGCGAGTACTACCTGCAGCGGGTGATCTGGCTGGACGCCGGTGCCGACGCGCCCGTCAGCGCACGCATCCGGCAGGGCGGCGAGGCCACCGCCGCGGACGGGCACGCGGCGCTGCACGCGCGCGTGCGGGACGCGCTCGGGCGGCTGCACACCGAGGTTGCGGCCGCACCCGCCGTGCGTCCCCTCCGCATCCCCTCCTGGGGCGACTGGTCCCTCGACCTCGACGACTTCCTGCTCACCCGGCTGATGGAACTCGTCGTCCACGCCGACGACCTGGCGTGCAGTGTGGGTCTGCCGACGCCGCGGTTCCCGGAACGGGTGACCGCACCGGTCGTGGAGCTGCTCGCCAGGCTCGCGGTCCGGCGCCACGGCACCGTCGACGTCGTACGGGGGCTCGCCCGCGCGGAACGCGCCCCCGCCTCGATCGCCGGTATCTGAGCGCTAGGTAGGGGGCTATGCGAGCCCGGCCTCCGCCAGCAGGTACGCCGTCATCGGGTCGTAGTGGCGCGGGCTGACCACATGGTCGTCGAGCGGGACCGTCACCTGTACGGTCCCCTCGGCCTCCGCGATGAACAGCGCGGGGTCGTTGCAGTCGGCGTAGCCGACGGAGTCGATGCCGTGCTGCCCGGCGTAGCCCGCCCAGCCGTGGTCGGCGACGACCAGGTCGGGCAGGGGCCGGCCCTCGCGTTCCAGTGCGGTGAGGACGGCCTTCATCGGCTCGCCCGAGTGGGTGTGCCAGAGGGTGGCGCCGTGCTCCAGGACCGCCACGTCCGCGAACTGCATGACATAGCCCTCGTCCGTCTGCAGTCCGTCCGGGATGACCACGATCTCGCAGCCCGCCGTGCGCAGGGCCGCGGCCGTGGCGCGGTGGACGTCGAGCAGGCCGCCCGGGTGACCGGTCGCGAACAGGACGCGCTGCTGCCCGTCCGCCGCCTTGCGCAGGCGCCCCGCCAGCCGGTCCAGGCCGTCGAGGGTCAGCTGGGGGTCGATGGTGTCCCGGCCGTACCGGTACTCGGGATCGTCGTTGACACCCACCCGCTCCGCCATCACCGCGAGCACGTCCTGCTCGTCGGTCCAGCGGTCGCCGAGCTCCAGGCCGAGCCAGAAGTTGCGGACACCGTTGGCGAGCTGGCGGTAGTGGGAGAGGTTGTTCTCGCGCGGGGTGGCGACCTCACCCGCGATACGGGTCTTCACGAGGTGCTCGACGAGTTCTGCGCGGCTGGGCGTCCCGGGTATCGGCATGGTCTCCATTGTGGTGCAGCCGACTGCGGGAGTCCGCGCTGTTCCGGACGCTGGGACGCGCGTCACTCACCGCTGTTTCAGCGCGAACCACAGCTCCATCCGTACGTCCGGATCGTCCAGGTCCGTCTCCAGCAGGGCGGTGCAGCGGGCGATGCGCTGCCGCACGGTGTTGCGGTGCACGGACAGGGCCACCGCCGTGCGATCCCAACTGCCGTGCAGGGAGAGCCAGGTGCGCAGGGTCTCGATGAGGGCCGGGATGCCGGCGATGGGGGCCAGGAGGGCGCGGGCGTGCGCCGTGGCCTCGTCCTGCGGGACCAGGTCGGCGAGGGCGGCGCGGGTGCCGTGGCGGACCAGTGCCGTGCGGGTGGCCCGGGCACGGGCCAGGGCACGGGCGGCCTGGGTGTCGGCGGCGGGCCACGCCTCCGGGGCGACGGCGGCGCTGACGCCCAGCGTCCAGCCGGGCTGCGGGCCCGGCTCCCGTTCGGCCGGGACGAGGACCCGTACGACGTCCTTCGCCACGTCGACCAGCGGTGACCCGAGCGCGGCGCCCAGCGCGGAGGCGGCCACGGCGTCCGGGGTCCGCGCGGCGGGGCGGGCGTGCACGACCAGCCACTCCCCGGCACCGAGGAGAGGGGCCACGGCAGGGGGCGTGGAACCGAGCAGCAGCCGTACGAGGGCGGAGGACCGGTCCGCTCCCGTACCGCTGCGGTGCTCGCCGGTGAGAAGGGAGAGCAGGACCGCGGCGACCGAGGCGATGGTGTGGTCACCGGGCTCCCGCTGCGGCGCCGCGACCCCGAGCACGAATCCCTGCCCCGAGCCGAGGGCGTAGGCGGCGAGGTGGGTGCCGGAGACGGTGTCGGTGGCGGTCGAGGAGCCGCGGCCCGTCACGACCTGCGCCAGCGCGGCCAGCGCCCTCTCGACGGCGCCTTCCGGCTCCCGGCCCGCCCCCGCGATCTCCGCCCCCTCCGGTCCGTACAGCACCGCCCGCCCTCCGACTCCCCGGGCCAGTCGGCGCAGGATCGACGGGACCGGGTCCGGGCGGGCCGCCGCGGCCGCCATGCTCTGCTGGGCCTCCGTGACGCGGCGGAGTTCGGCCAGGCGGGCCCGGGCCATCAGCTGCCAGACCGCGCGGGCCACGCCCGAGAAGGTCGTCTGCGGCGGGACCTCCAGGAGCGGCAGCTGGTACGCGTCGCAGGCGGCCATCAGTGCGCGCGGCACCGTGTCGTGCACGGGAGCGAGCCCGAAGCCGAGCGCCGCGCCGCCGGCCGCCACGATCCGCGACACGTAGTCGTCGAAGTACGTGCCCGACCCGGCCGCCTCCGGGATGTGTACGCCCGCCGTCAGCAGCAGTTCACCGCCCAGCAGGTACGGGTAGGGGTCGGCCATCTCCGACGTGTGCACCCAGTGGACGACGGCGCCGGGGCCGGACGGTCCCGCGACCTGCCGCAGGGCCAGGTCCTCGCGGGCCAGGAGTGCCGCGAGGGGCACGGGTGGCGTAGGGGGAACAGCAGGGTCCGGCATGGTGTGCGTTTCATTCACTCCGTACGGTTGGAATGGATGAAATGTACACTTCGCACTCTCTTTCCGGCCACCTAGTGTCGGTCCCGACCGCACCGAAGCCCAGGAAGAAGGCACACCCCATGAGCAGCAACGAGACGCCCCGCGGCCCCGTCGACTCCTCCCGTGTCCCGCGGTACGCCGGTCCCGCGACCTTCGCCCGGCTGCCCCGCCTCGACGAGGTCGGCCGCGCGGACGTCGCCGTGGTGGGCGTGCCGTTCGACTCCGGTGTCTCGTACCGGCCGGGCGCTCGCTTCGGCGGCAACGCGATCCGCGAGGCGTCCCGGCTGCTGCGGCCGTACAACCCGGCGCAGGACGCCTCCCCCTTCGCCCTCGCGCAGGTCGCGGACGGCGGGGACATCGCCGTGAACCCCTTCAACATCAACGAGGCCGTCGAGACCGTCGAGGCGGCGGCGGACGAGCTGCTCGGCACGGGCGCGCGCCTGATGACCCTGGGCGGCGACCACACCATCGCCCTTCCGCTGCTCCGCTCGGTCGCGAAGAAGCACGGCCCGGTCGCGCTGCTGCACTTCGACGCCCACCTCGACACCTGGGACACGTACTTCGGCGCCGAGTACACGCACGGGACGCCGTTCCGCCGGGCGGTGGAGGAGGGCATCCTCGACACGGAGGCGCTGTCGCACGTCGGCACCCGCGGTCCCCTGTACGGCAAGCAGGACCTGACCGACGACGAGAAGATGGGCTTCGGCATCGTCACGTCGGCGGACATCTACCGCCGGGGCGCCGACGAGGTCGCCGACCAGCTGCGCGAACGCATCGGGGACCGGCCGCTGTACATCTCGATCGACATCGACTGCCTCGACCCGGCGCACGCGCCCGGCACCGGCACCCCGGAGGCGGGCGGTATGACCTCCCGCGAGCTGCTGGAGATCCTGCGCGGTCTCGCGTCCTGCAACCTGGTCTCGGCGGACGTCGTCGAGGTGGCCCCCGCGTACGATCACGCGGAGATCACGTCGGTGGCCGCGTCCCACACGGCGTACGAACTGACCACGATCATGTCCCGGCGGATCGCGCGGGAGAAGGCGGCGAAGTGACCCACGACCACGACCTGGTGCTCCGCCCGACCGCCGCACAGACGGAGGCCGCGCTGAACCCTCCCCCCGGCCGCATCGGCGGGGACCTGGTCGTGGAGACCCTGGCCGGGCTCGGCGCGACGACCGTCTTCGGTCTGCCCGGGCAGCACGCGCTGGGCATGTTCGACGCGTTGCGCCGCTCCGATCTGCGGTACGTCGGCCTGCGCGTGGAGAACAACGCGGGCTTCGCGGCGGACGCGTACGGCAGGATCACGGGGGAGGCGGCCCCGCTGCTGCTGTCGACGGGCCCGGGCGCGCTGACCTCCCTGGCCGCGTTGCAGGAAGCGGCCATGGCCTCCGCTCCCGTCCTGGCGATCAGCAGTCAGATCCCCACCGCGGGCCTGGGCGGCGGCCGCCACGGTTACCTCCACGAACTCCCGGATCAGGCAGCCTCGTTCAGAGGCG includes these proteins:
- a CDS encoding TetR/AcrR family transcriptional regulator → MATRTDAPTRREQILKEAARLFAERGFHGVGVDEIGAAVGISGPGLYRHFAGKDAMLAELLVGISGQLLTGAKRRLQEADGVPAEAVLDSLIEGHIDFALDDRPLITLHDRELDRLRDSDRKLVRQLQRQYVELWVEVVREVYPGLAEPTARSAVHSVFGLLNSTPHLGRPGSLPGRGATAELLHRMARGAFAAAQAD
- a CDS encoding acyl-CoA dehydrogenase family protein, producing MRRTVFNEDHEAFRETLRAFIEAEVVPVYDEWFAAGQAPREFYYKLAELGVFGIRVDEEYGGAGIDSYKFEAVLYEETARAGVTFGGSGVHVLLGLPYIKMLASDEQKKRFLPKFVSGEEMWAIAMTEPGTGSDLAGMKTTAKLSEDGTHYVLNGAKTFITGGVHADRMIVCARTAAPTAEDRRHGISLFVVDTKAEGYSVGRKLDKLGLKTSDTAELAFVDVKVPVEDLLGEENKGFYYLGHNLASERWGIAYGAYAQAKAAIRFTKQYVQDRVVFGQPVAAFQNTKFELAACQAEVDAAEAVADRATEALDAGELTPAEAASAKLFCTEVAHRVIDRCLQLHGGYGFMNEYPIARLYADNRVNRIYGGTSEIMKSIIAKDMGL
- a CDS encoding acyl-CoA thioesterase codes for the protein MSQALQGLLDLLDLEQIEENIFRGQSRSAVVPRVFGGQVAAQALVAAGRTVPADRHAHSLHAYFLRMGDPGAPIVYNVERIRDGRSFTTRRAVAVQHGRPIFTLSASFQTYEEGLDHQAPMPPAPDPETVPTSQERLRGYDHLDPVIVERFLEARQAVDLRYVDEPPYGKFGEPREPHSQVWFRTNGKLADDPLLHVVLATYVSDMTLLDSVLLAHGRGGWAVGDVVGASLDHAMWFHRPFRADEWLLYDQESPSAYGGRGLGQARIYTQDGRLAISVIQEGVVRVPQERPETG
- a CDS encoding maleylpyruvate isomerase N-terminal domain-containing protein, with the translated sequence MTETWNWRGGRIRPAFLEAADTVADLLAQPAVAAAWDKPSVLEDFGVSGLAGHVFWQELALPGLLARPVPAEPVVSLREYYLQRVIWLDAGADAPVSARIRQGGEATAADGHAALHARVRDALGRLHTEVAAAPAVRPLRIPSWGDWSLDLDDFLLTRLMELVVHADDLACSVGLPTPRFPERVTAPVVELLARLAVRRHGTVDVVRGLARAERAPASIAGI
- a CDS encoding phosphatase, with the translated sequence MPIPGTPSRAELVEHLVKTRIAGEVATPRENNLSHYRQLANGVRNFWLGLELGDRWTDEQDVLAVMAERVGVNDDPEYRYGRDTIDPQLTLDGLDRLAGRLRKAADGQQRVLFATGHPGGLLDVHRATAAALRTAGCEIVVIPDGLQTDEGYVMQFADVAVLEHGATLWHTHSGEPMKAVLTALEREGRPLPDLVVADHGWAGYAGQHGIDSVGYADCNDPALFIAEAEGTVQVTVPLDDHVVSPRHYDPMTAYLLAEAGLA
- a CDS encoding PucR family transcriptional regulator ligand-binding domain-containing protein; the encoded protein is MPDPAVPPTPPVPLAALLAREDLALRQVAGPSGPGAVVHWVHTSEMADPYPYLLGGELLLTAGVHIPEAAGSGTYFDDYVSRIVAAGGAALGFGLAPVHDTVPRALMAACDAYQLPLLEVPPQTTFSGVARAVWQLMARARLAELRRVTEAQQSMAAAAARPDPVPSILRRLARGVGGRAVLYGPEGAEIAGAGREPEGAVERALAALAQVVTGRGSSTATDTVSGTHLAAYALGSGQGFVLGVAAPQREPGDHTIASVAAVLLSLLTGEHRSGTGADRSSALVRLLLGSTPPAVAPLLGAGEWLVVHARPAARTPDAVAASALGAALGSPLVDVAKDVVRVLVPAEREPGPQPGWTLGVSAAVAPEAWPAADTQAARALARARATRTALVRHGTRAALADLVPQDEATAHARALLAPIAGIPALIETLRTWLSLHGSWDRTAVALSVHRNTVRQRIARCTALLETDLDDPDVRMELWFALKQR